The genomic DNA TCTTTTTAAGTGGCGGGCCAACGACAGAGTTAACGGAAAGAGTAAATCTATATACCCAAAGTTTTACAAAAAATACTTTACTGATAACAGAAAAGGCAGGAGAGATAACTGTAGACCTTTCTTGCGAAACTCCCGGTGTGGAGTTACTGTATACTTTGATTTTTCAAGTATTGGCAAATGAGTGGGCATTACAAACAGGATTTAATCCAGACAAAAAAGTTCATGAAGCATTTTTTGCTTTTGTGGGTACAAAAGATTAGGAGTGGGAAAAGATATGTCATTAAAAATTGCTATTATTGGTGCAGGAAGTGTATATACACCAGAAATAATTGAAGGATTAGCGCAAAGTAAAGAGAAATTACCTGTAACAGAATTAACCTTGATGGATATTAATCCGGATCGTTTAGAAATTATGTATAATTTTTTAAATCGTTATAAAAAATTTCATCAATTATCGTTTGCTATTCGTAAAACAGAAAACTTAGAAGAAGCCGTTAAAGGTCAAGATTTTATTTTAACGCAAATTCGAGTAGGTGGGAATCAAGCAAGGATTCACGATGAAAAGATTCCTCTGAAATACGATGTGATTGGTCAAGAAACTACAGGGCCAGGGGGCTATATGAAGGCGTTGCGTACAATTCCAGCTATAGTAGAAATTGCGAAAGCTGTTGAAAAACATAATCCAGAAGCATGGCTAATTAACTATGCTAATCCTACAGGTATTTTAGCAGAAGCAGTCCGTAATTATACCAAAACAAAATTTATCGCTTTATGTGCAGGTGGTATGCGTCCAAGAACTTGGGTCGGGTGGGCACTTGATGCAAATTATAAAGAAGTAACGTATGATTTTGTCGGGTTAAACCATATGAATTTTGCTTATAATATTCGCGTAGATGGTCGTAAAATTACAAAAGAGGAATTTGATAAAGTAGCAGATATTCATGAAACCGTGGCCCCAGAATTAATCAAAAAATTGAATGCTCTACCTAGTCTATACTGTCAATATTACTTCCATCGCCGCCAAAAGTTAGCAGAACTTAAAGAGGCCCCTCTAACCAGAGGTGAGACAGTTTTAGGCTTGGAAAAGGAAATCTATACGGCATTAAAAAACCCTAGTCAGCATGATAAGCCAGAGATTTTAAAAAATCGTGGTGGTGGTTATAGTGAATTAGCTTTAGAAGCACTTTCTGCGATCTACAATGATGAAGATATGTGGATTGTTGCAAACGTTAAAAATGAACGTGCAATTGAATTTTTACCTTATGATACCTCTGTGGAAACACCTTGTATTTTAAATAAGAATGGGATCACCCCACTTGTTCAAAATAACATACCTGAAGGTGTATATGGCTTAGTTTCTGCTGTAAAAAACTATGAGAGCTTAGTGGTCCAAGCAGCTGTAGAAGGAAATTATGATAAAGCATTAGAGGCAATGGTAGCTCATCCATTAGTAGGAGATTTTGACATTGCTAAACCGATGTTGGATGAGATGTTAAAAGTTAACGCACCTTACATTCATCCAGATTTAGTCGCTGCAGTCACTGATTAAAAAGAAGCGAACAACAGTTGTTCTGTAATAACTGTTGTTCGCTTCTTTTTAATGTTAAAACAATACGATTCAGCCAAAATGTCTAGCCGTGCTGGAAAATTTTCAGCAAATAGGCTACCATGGAAGAAAATCGATAAAACGAAAGTTAAATGAATAGAAAAGAGATATGAAAGAGGCTATAAGATGAAAAAAAATATTAGCCAACTAGCGCAGTGGTTGAAAGAACACAGTTTATTATTGAAACTAATTTTTCTTGGTTCTGTATTAGTTTTCGTGGCTAACCAAGTGACACATATCGCTCAAGGCATGACCTGGGCGGATATTTTTTCCACGATGGAACAACAAAGTACGGGGCGTTTAATTGGTATGGTCTTGGCAGGACTATTAGGGGTTATTCCGATGCTCCTTTATGACTATGTAGTCGTTAAGTTATTGGAAAAAGAAGGTAAGCCACCAATGAAACGAATGGATTGGTTAACTTCGGCTTGGGTCACTAATACCATTAATAACTTAGCGGGTTTTGGCGGCGTGGTTGGGGCAACGCTACGGATTAATTTTTACGGAAAAGATGTACCGCGGGGCAAGGTTGTAGCAACGGTCTCAAAAGTTGCTCTGTTCTTGATTTCAGGGTTATCTATTTTATCTTTTGTGGCGTTTGTTGATTTATTTTTTATTCGAACCCAAAATGTTTTTCGTGAATATTGGGTTTGGTTATTATTGGGCAGCCTGATTGCGCCAGCGCTCTGGTTTTTCACGTATTTAAAACGGCGAACATTGTTTAAAACATTTTTTCCAAAAGCGGTGCTCCTTTTATTCGGCGCTTCATTAGGTCAATGGCTAGGTGGGATGTTTGCTTTCTTAATGATAGGTCGTTTGATGCAGGTGCCAGTTTCGATGGTTTCTGTTTATCCAATGTTTGTTATCGCCACGTTGATTGGGATGTTAACTATGGTTCCTGGTGGTATGGGAACGTTTGATGTCTTAATGATTTTGGGCTTGTCACAATTAGGGATTGATCGATCACAAGCGGTCGTCTGGTTGTTGTATTATCGTTTGTTCTATTATGTGACGCCTTTTATGACAGGAGTTATTTTGTTCTTGCAACAAGCAGGCATGAAAGTTAACCAATTTTTTGATAATTTACCTCGGTTATTTTCACAAAAAGTGGCGCATTTTATTTTGGTGGCGGCGTTATATTTTGCAGGGATTATGATGGTTCTATTGTCGACTGTGACGAATTTGTCGAATGTTAGTCGTTTATTCCAAGTGTTACTTCCCTTTTCTTTTAATTTTTTAGATCAAACATTGAATTTATTTGTAGGATTCTTGTTATTAGGTTTAGCTCGAGGCATTTCTATGAAAGTGAAAAAAGCTTATTGGCTTACAATTATTTTACTAGGATTTTGTATTGTAAATACGGTGGCACGAACGACTTCGTGGCAGTTAATTGCTGTTTATGCCGTTATTTTATTGGCGGTTATTTTGGCTCGTAAAGAATTTTATCGTGAAAAGTTCGTTTATTCATGGGGCGCTTTAACGGTAGATAGTATTTTGTTTGGCTGCTTGTTTATCGGTTATGCGGTTGCTGGCTATTACGCCGCACGACCAGCTGGTGGCAATCAAGTTATCAATCACTTTTTGTTGTTTCCGTCAGATGATGTTTGGTTTAACGGATTGATTGGTTTAAGTATTTCCTTGATTGGTTTATTCTTTTTGTATCAATATTTAGCCGAAACAACTGTTACTTTAGGTGAGGGGTTTGAGGAAGCGCGGTTGACACGCTTT from Enterococcus faecalis includes the following:
- a CDS encoding 6-phospho-beta-glucosidase, producing the protein MSLKIAIIGAGSVYTPEIIEGLAQSKEKLPVTELTLMDINPDRLEIMYNFLNRYKKFHQLSFAIRKTENLEEAVKGQDFILTQIRVGGNQARIHDEKIPLKYDVIGQETTGPGGYMKALRTIPAIVEIAKAVEKHNPEAWLINYANPTGILAEAVRNYTKTKFIALCAGGMRPRTWVGWALDANYKEVTYDFVGLNHMNFAYNIRVDGRKITKEEFDKVADIHETVAPELIKKLNALPSLYCQYYFHRRQKLAELKEAPLTRGETVLGLEKEIYTALKNPSQHDKPEILKNRGGGYSELALEALSAIYNDEDMWIVANVKNERAIEFLPYDTSVETPCILNKNGITPLVQNNIPEGVYGLVSAVKNYESLVVQAAVEGNYDKALEAMVAHPLVGDFDIAKPMLDEMLKVNAPYIHPDLVAAVTD
- the mprF gene encoding bifunctional lysylphosphatidylglycerol flippase/synthetase MprF yields the protein MKKNISQLAQWLKEHSLLLKLIFLGSVLVFVANQVTHIAQGMTWADIFSTMEQQSTGRLIGMVLAGLLGVIPMLLYDYVVVKLLEKEGKPPMKRMDWLTSAWVTNTINNLAGFGGVVGATLRINFYGKDVPRGKVVATVSKVALFLISGLSILSFVAFVDLFFIRTQNVFREYWVWLLLGSLIAPALWFFTYLKRRTLFKTFFPKAVLLLFGASLGQWLGGMFAFLMIGRLMQVPVSMVSVYPMFVIATLIGMLTMVPGGMGTFDVLMILGLSQLGIDRSQAVVWLLYYRLFYYVTPFMTGVILFLQQAGMKVNQFFDNLPRLFSQKVAHFILVAALYFAGIMMVLLSTVTNLSNVSRLFQVLLPFSFNFLDQTLNLFVGFLLLGLARGISMKVKKAYWLTIILLGFCIVNTVARTTSWQLIAVYAVILLAVILARKEFYREKFVYSWGALTVDSILFGCLFIGYAVAGYYAARPAGGNQVINHFLLFPSDDVWFNGLIGLSISLIGLFFLYQYLAETTVTLGEGFEEARLTRFLEKFGGNEGSQFLYLKDYGHFYYQEEGEDQVLFGFQMKFNKCFVLADPIGQREKWTAATLAFMDQADLLGYQLVFYRISEEYVMTLHDCGFEFMKVGEEGLIQFDEPSTVNQTAWTETVTEKIAADAADFQFEFYPETISDALYQELERVSADWSRNQKERYFIGGRLDPEYLKCSSVGLVRQKQTVIGFITGKEMEKGKSISYDLLRIRSEAPAFTREYLFTHFIETYQQQGYQLIDIGMAPLANVGESKYSFLKERFVNIFYKYSYQIYAFQDTRKRKEQYVTSWQPRYFAYPKRTSVLFAFVQLSLLITKGRHQSVSLVEEAMTEI